The window tatactatattatatattatattttatataacattaaaataactTATGAAGGTCATTTTgtgaaagttttaaataaattgaagaatttcTGACGATTTTATCCCCGAATATGGACGACCCGCGCATGGAAATTAAGTCAAAAACATTAACGCCGATGAATATCTTGGAGCCACAGGTGCTTGTGGAGAGGACCgtgcactaccccccccccccctccccccttttccattttttctctatattttaacaacaaaaatattatttagtatCATTAACATTGTCTCAAGTAGAAAAATAACAGATATAGCACGACGCGGactcggtaacattttatattcCCACTCGTTTCCCCTATTTATAAAagttggggtgggggggggggtgggttagTGCACGGTCCTGTCCACAAGCTTGGAGCACCGGGTcttcattaaatttttaatgtacaATGTAGGCAGGAAAATCTCCGATGAGACCAAAAGGTTCTTAGATCATGCTGCTAGAGATGGTCCACATTTGTCAAGAGTAAAGGTTTACAAATGGAATCTGATGTTTAAAGATGGAAGAATGAGTGACATTTTGAGCTATTGCTGCAACCCAAACCCGCTCCCTGTCTCAATACAACCCGAATCTTGTACCAAAGGAATTTGCTTTATCGAAACATTGGACAGAGATTTTCGGACCTAAATGATCTACAATATGACACAAAAGACATTATACAAAATCTTTACAAATAACGATATGAAGGAGCATTTTATGAATAggttaaatgacaaaaaaaaaaaaaaaaatgcgtgAAACTGAAAGATGTTTACATGTGAAAAAGCGTGACAGGTGTTTGACGCCACATGACGTcgtggaaatatgaaatggcgCTCTGTAAATCTAAATCATACATACTAAAAATAGCTGTATATTCTGTACGAGTTATcaaaattatatgattttttgcatacttatttGACACTCATTTAATAAAGACATACGTCATCCTACAAAGTACACAGTAATTTTTCCGTAAATCACtttgtccgcgaacttttcgaacaaccctcgtatatggaagtttctgttcattttttcacagatgcaACAAGcactgatttgaacatattttattgcattatatattacaatgggattgggcacaagttataaaaacttaattcgcCCTCTCCCTAGCAATAAGCACTCCCTCTACTGCAAGAACTCTTTTCatcatttaatttgtttggtttttttttcatgtagaCTACATCTTTTACCTGTTTTACAGGTATCTACAGTTGGAGTACACAGAAGCTATACATCTCTTTCTGTCAATCATTTGAATCAGAATCAGTACGTGTCCCGACTTTCACAACAACTGGACAacgatttaaataaattaaaacttttataatCTTCATAAAATGATACTTTTGTTTAgcgttatattaaaaaataatggtaCAAAAATTTTCACTTAGTATCGTTTTGGGAAGGGGTTGGGGGAAAAGGCCGTCTCATCCAACAAATCTCGaaaagcaaaaaataattttttttttttaaatcgaaaaTCAGGCAAATCATAATtcggggagggggtggggtggAGGTTTGTTTGTTCCGTACctttacttcaattttttacatgctcaAAAAATGTGTGGGGAGAGGGGGTAATAATAAATTTGGGATACCTACcgtaataaaaatgtttgctaCGAGAAAAAGTTCTTGGGGTTGCAGGCCACTCCCGCTCTTCTCCCTCAAATGCTACGTACCTATAACATGCATGCAGTCTGTAAAATTCTTATCATTCATTTATCTATTTACTCcctttttgaaaagaatttgaCTTGATaattaaacaacattttactTTCTGTAACAATTGTGAAGTTGGGATTATATACTTATCTTTAGTTGATAAACTAACATTATGTTGAGGAAGTTGATTTTTTACACAGAGAATTCAAACAGGTCAGATTGCCAAATTTTTTCACagtaatatattataaattttgataGTACCAGTAAATCGTGCCATCTGGTTGGTCATTGTTCAGAAAATTCAAGCTTgttaaaaacaacaaagaaaacaTACGCGTGCTTTGGTGAGGTTACTGTAGTCCGCGATGTACAGGTGCCTGCTGATTTAAATTCCAGTTCTACGTGAAAAATAAATCCGAGTGTTCTGACTGATCTAGAAACAGTTTCCCATTTAATTGATAATGTCGTAATGTTGTCAACTTGGAACCCCAaagcaattttatttatttaccaaAGAAGAAAGACAACGAGCACATAACAAATTCGATCCAGGAATGGAAACTCGATGGAAGAACCGTTCCcccttgtaaaattattttatttcttatcagACAGTTGTCGTTCGTGGGTAATACTTCTATGTACAAGCCCGTCAGCCCAGGCAGTATTGTATCCTTACTGCCGACCCGAGCATCCGAAGGGAATAGGCTATAAATGGTTTGATACTACATGTTCTGTAATAACAACACACCGTACAACCGCTTTGAATCATTTCATTCGTGTGCGTATGATacattcaaaattgtttgtttacCTGGACAGCAGTTCACTTGAATAAGAAATGTTCTTTTTGTCAAacttaaacaaatatttctctcataatatttggttaaaagAAGATTTATGGCGTAGTGGCTCTTTTATCATCAATATCGTTTTTAACAGACATTGTCACTTGAAATTTTAGCCatttttttatgcaattttttgaaataatacggACTTTGAGGTTTGAACAATTATAAAACTAAAACAGCGTGTgctatcaaaataatacaatttcagaaaaatataGAGCGTATTATCTAAGTTTTTATTTAATACCCTCgaagaaaaatcatatattaaacgCAATACAATCATTTTCCGTAAGAAaaagagggaatcatacttggtggatgtaaacATTTATCTTAAACCTATAAAACGTATCTTACCATACGCATCTGTCGTAATGATAAGTCGGTGAAATGCAATGCACAAATCCCAGGAACTTTGGAGGATTGATTTCCCTCCCTAATttacatttctttatttttttttaaatagaggCCGTTATAACGAAAACATACTGTATAAAAGGAAATGTATTCATTTCGACTCTATGAGCTATTTCTGAAAAATTCGCAGTTTAATTTTCGACTGAGGAGGTGTGCAACTCGTTCCTAAACCATCTGTCACGCGCTTGAGCTTTCCGTGACCGATTGTATACATATTAAAACATAACAAATTATGGAATATGTTCACATCAATATAGACATATctctataaatatttatatttcttgTCCTATACTCTATTAGAAGCAGGCGCTGAGGGACTCTCTGTGTTATTTATTTGTCTATAATCGTGATTGACAtagataaattacaaaaatataagcCTTGTTTCAccaatgaaaattttaagtgaaTGAATAAGTATTCTTTACGTGATTTTCCGTGAAGTTTAACGTGAAGTTGCGGTTAGCCCGGTAGCATGTCACTCGGCTTTCTACTAAAATGCGACCCAATTTTCACGAACGTATTTTGTATTTGATCTGTATTGTAAACTGTAAATTGTTAGGTAAAGTTCCTAAAATCCGTATACGGCGTATAGTGAATTCAGGGGAAAGCTCAATTCGTTACATTCGCTCAAGTTTACACTATATAAAAACTCTAAAACGAAACAAAAAGTTCAAAGGACAGTCCGATATAGTTCTGTACACAAAATCGACACTAACTTAACGTGCGGAAACCCAGTACAATTAGTCCGATAtaacacacactttcaaaaaaaaattcaaagtgcgttaattttgggaccaagtcaacgcattttgaaaaaaaattcaaagtgcgttgatatcgtcgatatttacatatttgaaaaaataatgttttgggttaagtcaaaataattgatacttttatatacaataaatgtttgttttattcttCTTTAGCTTAATGTGAATTACTTAAAAAAGAACGTATTGCATTCTCAGTTAACTTAATAATCAGTTTCTAGATGAGAATTTTGTCCTTTTCGTTCTTTGGGagatttgaattttccaaaTATGAAATGAACTCTATCGCTAAGTAActtcattttcctttttttaagaATGCAGTAAATTTACTTCTTATCTGGTATATTAGGCTATGCAAGAACTAATATGATTTATGTatattgataatggagatcaataaCATATTTCACCTGGCTTATTGCATATGTATATGTAATCaaacatgatgtgaaaaaaggatacgttagttttgtttatcaaaaacagTGTGATATTTTATAGAAGATTCGtgcgagagaaaaaaaaacccgcatcCTAATGcttatttaatgtttataataatttaatgtttgttaatgtaattttttttatattgaagtgatttattttattagaatATGAAAAGAGGGTTAATGTTGATACACTTatagattctttaacataccaatggagaaattattgttttgcCCGTTCGTTTTTCAATATCACTGCATTTACTTAATTGACGAGagagcatatttctttttccgatcTTAAATGTTGCTGAAAATCATATACTTTGGAAGGAAAAAATAAGGGGTAGGGGACCTTCTTCCtctaatcaattaaatgatgtaCTGGCAATTGGCCTGTATCTTGgttaacccccacccccatccccATCCTCGTTCTCAAATACGATAAATTAGATTCACAAGTGTTAATAAACCATCATACTATCAgcaaattagaaattcaattcgagaatttgtgatttatacatattttttcaaagtgcgttaagagtctcgatactaaaaaatgtttatgtaccttcttaacgcactttgaaaaaaattttcaaagtgggtCAACttggttcaaaatttaaagcaCTTTGATTCCAAAGTGCGTTGCAACAAACGTGCGAAGTTCCTGCACAATTAGCCCAACCTACCTCTGTATGCTAACGTGCGAGGTTCCAGCACAGTTAGCCTGACATAACACACCCAAtgctatacatgtaacataacgTGTGAGGAGTTCCAGCTCAGTTAGTCCAACCGTTCTCTTCGAGGTCTTAAAGTTAAAACTCTTCTCCCTTGCTTTTTTTTTGAAAGgcattatattgttttttttcgaTAACAAAGAGATGGTAGAGACATGCCAGAAGAATAAACATTCACACATCTAGCTGTTACGATAATTTCGCAATTCTATTGTcgaacaattatttaatttgcctGGAGATAAAGTAAAGTAGATATCAAAGACTAGTGCCAATGGGATTGACATTTTAGTCACATATAGCATCTCCGATCTtcgatttaaaatttttaatgtaacacTTGGACACCCTCCTCCGCAAACAAAATCAGTTCTTGGAACCCCTAGACTGCCATTGTCAGTATATAGACCCCCCTTCCCGGCTGGAACATTTTCTGGATTACCGCATGTaacttctacatgtatatatatacatacttttttatttatttgattgcAATTTACTTTTGTGACAGAATGCCAACTAATTTAACTTATTTATGAATTACAGAAATGTTCATTTACTGAAATGCTGATTTGAAAATACCATTTATACCGTGCTAAAAGTAGCCACCgccacaaaaaaaaaccccaatttttaaatatgagaAAATGACAGGAACAGTAACTCTAGTTTTTGTTTCCTGACAGGAACAGTAACTCTGTATTTGGTTTCTATGACGTCACATTATTGTTCACGTCATAAGCTGTTACTGTGTATTGCCAGATTGGTGTACAGATCGAATTAGTAGCgattgaaaaatgaattttgttagCAATTTATTCAGCAAGGTCAAAGACGTTGTGAGCCCAGCCATTGCAGTAATTCCGCCGTAAGTTTCAAATGTGACTAAACTTTTATTAGTCTAGACGTCTGTTTTAAAAAGCAGAGCGCTCGCTAAAATTGTGTTTCGGGGAAAGGGAATTTCGGCGAGCCTTTACGGGCGCCCACTCTGCTGAACCGGCCTCGTGTTTTCTGTCATATCCTCTCTCAAcaagaaaatgattttaattttacaattcaattttCGCATAATTTAATTTCCTCTATAAATTAAGTTTAGGGAATAACTTGgatcaaaggggggggggggaattctATTGGTTCTCGTATATTTCTTCGTCGCTTCCGAGATGACGAAGATACACTGCATtgtataatgatttttatatatattaacaactAATCTATTGTTCTTTTTAGGGGCATGACTGGGGATTTCGTTGGGATTTTGGGCCGGGAAATGTATAGTTGCGTTGGAGGCTATCATCTTCCCGTAAGTACTGAATATGAACAAGTTATCTCGGCTCAGACTGAATTTACATGATCTGTATTTTGAGATTTGGTGCATATACTAGTATgcaatcaaaatatcaaaccgAGCTAAATCTCAGACGAAGTTTGAAGAGTACATTACTgtcttgttttaaattttgaacttaGTGACtggatgtaaatacaaaatcaacatgttgtcatattgtaaattttatatttacaaccccctccccccccccccccagtaaattcaaaattaacaacattacattacattgaaaatcaaaattttatttaatttgtgctagattttaaagaaataatatgttttctttttggtgattcatgcgggatagcCTTGGACCCTCTCCactgtaaaattcaaatttaatttccaaTACAAAATTACAAAAGACCTAAAGGACCGCCCCTCCCTAGCTCTTCCGGCATTTAAAATTATTCCTCAATCGGatcccccacccccacccccaccccaaccccccaccccacccctttCCTGATAAAAATTCTGAATCCGTACATTTTGAAACATAGTAAACAGCGTATGACATTGTAAGAAAACTAtacacaatgaaataaaaaaaacttaaatactTCGATAATTTCAGAATTTTGTCGCCTACGCTGGATTCTCTTATGTGATGTTTTACATGGACTTGATGAAAAGACTGGGTATAGATGCTCGCACTCTATGGAAGTATATGAATAAAACGGTGAGTACATCAGTCATGAAATGATAAAGGGTTAAGCAAGCGGCTAGGTGAGCTAGTAAGCGCTGCTCAGTAAGCGACCCCGTGAGCGAGTAAGCGATCGAGCGTTAAGTTGTGACAAACCTCATCAAATGCGCTAACCTTATTTACTGCATTTGAATAAtttgcgttttacaaaagaacttacgacaaagtcgtaaatttTTTCAGTCTCATAGAATggtctttaataaaaaaaaattgatataaaaccatttatttacaactattttattttccatAATTATATTCTACAGCCATTAGAATAAAACGTTGATTAGTTAGGGATTGGTTAGCATTTATTAATTTGGTCGTACGTTATGttgtaaaatttcttaaaattggACTGTATACAGTTTAACAGGAGTAAACCTTCCTTGAAgctttaaagaattaaaaagaaTCGTAAACGTTTATACATGGAATATTATTATGGTTTAATCTGTCCCCCTCAGTTCTTTTACATACATGCACACGTACCTATCTATATATTTCCCCTATTAAGTATATAttaaaggaatcattctttgagtattatgaggtgataatttcgatcAATTAAACCAAATTAAGCCCGAAGTCATAATATTcatagaatgattccttattacttttatttataaatttttcagcaattgtgcgattaaatgtttgaatataaataatttaagaaaCCCCGCTTGCGCCATAGTTATGCGCCATTTGAATGTTTTTGACTGGATAGTACAAAATCGACCTAGCTGTAGTATtctcacaggcaaagacactgtaaaatataaacacatgtatataattaatctCTGACAAGTTGTTAATTATTGTAGTTCTAGAACATTTATGGGTCATTCTCAAAAAAGGTGGTATTGGGTTGTTCAAGGGTATTAGAAAGTATAATCCTTGATTTTTGCCAAGTTTCACTTTTGTGCTACCTTTGGATATACATTAGCATACATATTGGCACATAAACAGTTAATTCTAACAGaatcttaaaaatttagaaagtttATAAGTTGATTTTTTCACATTATTTGACTGTTCCCACTCAGAGTTTGCGACTTTAAATAGGTTTTGTAAGGTAGTAAgaccattttttattaaaataatagggTCAAGAGAAAAAAGGTAAGTAAAATACCTCTCTCAAACAAAAAGACGAAGAAAATATATGAACAATAATTTTCAGCGAGATCAAGTTTGTctgtacatgtttttatgtcCATGGTGTAACGAAACAAAATATTGGTGTGTAAGAGTTGCTATTCTTAGTAATTTGAAAGATAATTGATGCCTCCTTATTCCCATCGTATAGCTATAAACAATGATAGAAGACAAAATAGCTGAAGATGAAATttactcaatttttttaatgataagtaagtagaaataaatgtgtaacTTTTTATATTGTCTTTGGGCTAACAGGAAATACTtaggaaaaagaaatatttagacACTCTGGAAAACAGACAAACTATTGCTATGTGTTGTTGTAGCAGATAATATGCTCTTTTACTCTGAGGGAGCAGTAATTATTTAGCAGAGACAAgttaattcataaatatgtCCTTTGTGTAACAGTCCTTGGTGTAACAAGAACAAAAAGTTACACCGTACACTATCACTGTTATCCCAGAGACTATAATttacatactttatttttttgggAAAGATTAGGtgaaattattcaataaatatatcaCAATGTACCACATTTGTTAGTTTATGCTTATATATAATGTTGAAGCATCTGTTTGCTGTAGATCTAGATTATTTCTCAATCATGCAATATTTTGTTACTCCAAAGAAACATACAATTAACACCAAGGACATAAGacctaaaatattcatttaaaaaaaattcagcattgtcaaatcaaatcaaatttatcaattcaagtataattaatattgaatttgataTTGGACTTACAGCTTAAGCCAAATTTTccctaaaaaatattatttgactttaaacaaaatgtgttacCAAGGACTTTTAATGTTACACAAAAGTATTTCtgatagaaaaattaataaaacaagtattgtataaatacattttatgacAGATTATGCAATgtagtataataaaatactaaaattaTTCATCAACTAGATAAAATGGTGTCCATGGTGTAACATGTTGTGTCTTTTGTAtaacaaacttaaattttatGCCTGAACTTGTAGAGAATAACAgtaacatgtataatatatccGCTGAAAAGTGCATTTggtaattttgaattcatttaaaatacattcaagctttcaaaacaaattgaaatatttaaactttgattCTTATAACAGACAATGTCCATGGTGTAGCATAAGTGTCCTTGGTGAAACATACTGGAACTAAATTGTGTAAATAATTTGACTTTAGGGGCACTATTATGCACATTGATAATGATTACTGTTAAATATATGCATTCATAAGTTATAGCTATGAAAACATTCAGTTGTCTCTATTTtgaaatctgatatttttgtgtttaaataAAGGTTGTCCTTGGTATAACATTTGGACTAACAATAATTGTCCTTAGTGTAACATcccttattttgtttttattttcaaagatttttcaagaaatattgaGGTTTTTTCACTTAAGATTATTTTTCATGTCACTTACAAGTgtctcccaaaaaaaaatcagacattaAATGGAGAAGAAGTTTTCAGTGTGCAATACAATGTCATGAGATAGATGCATATTTCTCATTCACAaaccaaatatgaaaaattaaggaaaatacattatcaaattcttgttttatgattaagtttaagaaaaacttcaaaaaatttaactttaacaCCAAAccaaatgcatgaacaataagatttaatgaaatttatgaatatttcttaTGCGTTACACCAAAGACTGTTTTCTTTTCATGTGGttgtaaatatcatatttttatagattttcatttGATGTACTGTTGGCATATTTTAGCAAACAAACATCATGATATGCCCGATACAAACTATGATAAATTCAATCTGGTTGtaagtactttgtttttaaacaagtgGTACTTGAAAAAATCCACCTTTTTTGAGAATGACCCTTATAATACCTCATGTACCGAGTGTGtgcgcgtgtgtgtgtgtgtgtgtggggggggggggggcaggtcctgtaaaattaaaacctatatcaaatcaaatacatatatagTAAGGTTATCGAAAACTATAAACGGTCTTGGACAGTCCGCCCCATCCCACCTGGCTCAAAACAATATCGCTCGCCACAACCCACCCAAACTGGGACTAACTGTAGATCCGTGTatgaattgaattaattttttgtagAATGTCACTCCATTCAAGCGGGTTCCCTTACTCCCGGCCCGATCCCCCGATATGCCCCCGCGCATCCTGGAGCGATGGGGGAGGCTGGTGTGGGACATGGAGAACATATATGGAAAGGAGAGAGACGAAGAGGGCAATGTAATCCTCCCCAAAGCCACCCAAAGGTCTAATCTAAAGAAGGGGAAGATGGAGTCAGCCGGGGGCGGCTACCAAGGCATCAAACGGGTCAATTTCTGTGTAAAAGAAGGCCACGCCTGGGATCAACAGCCACCTGTACCGCGGCCGACAATTGAAGAGCTGCGCGCTCAGTGGATCGAGGAAAACGAGGCGCAATGGGAGAAAGACGAGATAGAAAGATTGTTGGAGATGGAGAAGGAGGAGAATGATAGAAAGAGTGCCGAAATTTAGATTTAAACCCGTatggaatttcattttttttttatttacggagcgctcttttattttattttagttttttgtgggtttttttctcattttttaaagaaggcGAATTAGTTTTGGAAAGTTAATTATACGCGCGTTGATTTCATGGATAACGTTTCGTGTGatattccttattttaaaaaaaaaaaccgcttgattttgtttcttggttttaaaaagtaattctgCATTTTCGCGAATCATGCCATCTCCCCTTCTATTTGGGGACTTATAATTAATTTGTCAATCGTCTATCGCTTTGATTATTCTTTTGATTATGAacatttatatttctatcaaacAATTCGATCGATCGATCATTTATTCAACTTGAAAGATTGCGGTATGATAGTTTTTGCTGGAGCGCTCCTCCTCCGcccaaaaaatattttcgaaacttttttttcgggggaggggggggggtatagtaGAGTAGGTTTCTGGTTATGTAAAATGCCTTTCATTTCACGCCTGACCAAATAGGATCATCTATTGTCAGTTCTTAAATTATGATTAGCAATTTTATGTATATGGGAATGGGAATTGTGTCTTAGTTTTGGTTGCActgagaaaaaaacaacaaccccaaaacaaaacacagGTGAATTTGGGGAACACTGGCCATTTCTAAATAGTTCATGGCCAGGGTGTGTTGGGCTAGAATTTGGCCCGCCGCCAAGTTGCACGTGTTTGGTCCCCCTACTgcgacgctggtttcaagcacAGAGGCTATCAGCGGGAAAAGACGGTCGTTTGGTTGCATGTTGAAAATTGATGAGAACTGCTTGGGTCGTCGCAAGTTCCACCAAAATAGAAACTCGAACg is drawn from Crassostrea angulata isolate pt1a10 chromosome 5, ASM2561291v2, whole genome shotgun sequence and contains these coding sequences:
- the LOC128184066 gene encoding uncharacterized protein LOC128184066, yielding MYSCVGGYHLPNFVAYAGFSYVMFYMDLMKRLGIDARTLWKYMNKTNVTPFKRVPLLPARSPDMPPRILERWGRLVWDMENIYGKERDEEGNVILPKATQRSNLKKGKMESAGGGYQGIKRVNFCVKEGHAWDQQPPVPRPTIEELRAQWIEENEAQWEKDEIERLLEMEKEENDRKSAEI